In the genome of bacterium, the window GAACGCGGCCTGGACCTTGGTGTCGATGGCCGGATACTCGGCCCCATAGCGCAGGGCGACATCCCAAGCGTCTCCCTGCGCATGGCTGGTCGAAAATTGGAGCCCCCAGAGTTTCGGGCTGTCGTAGCGGGCACGATCCCGCCGGCTCAAGCCGTCAAAATCATCGTACACCTGCTTGATGGTGGCCACCTTGGCCTTGGTCACGCGGTCGCGGAAACTGATTCCGCCCGCCATATCCTGGATCGCGGAATAGTTGATGACGCTGGTGCCGGAGAGATCGGACTGAGAAGTGCCGTTCGAGGCGGTATCGCCCTGTCCAAGCCATAACCGCCCGAACATCTTGTGATCAAGATAGACCGTCGCATGACGCTCAGTGAAATTGTTCGGGCCCGCTTCACCCGTCTGGTCAATCTCAACGCTCGCGCTGGAGTTAGATTCGAACTGCACCTCG includes:
- a CDS encoding porin, whose protein sequence is MRKYVGLAGLLLGLVLYPYQGAEANELEQLKVENKRLSEKVEKLSKSVEELMRLVRGKERSSSSGNASSPLSAPQKATPASSSTPSKTVHSGNDKVKLEISGQINRGGLYVDDGTEAELFHVDNDNSSTRVRFVGKAQLDKNLSAGGLFEVQFESNSSASVEIDQTGEAGPNNFTERHATVYLDHKMFGRLWLGQGDTASNGTSQSDLSGTSVINYSAIQDMAGGISFRDRVTKAKVATIKQVYDDFDGLSRRDRARYDSPKLWGLQFSTSHAQGDAWDVALRYGAEYPAIDTKVQAAF